The sequence below is a genomic window from Plodia interpunctella isolate USDA-ARS_2022_Savannah chromosome 5, ilPloInte3.2, whole genome shotgun sequence.
TGCTATTCAAATCGTATTGTCTGCTCAGTTACTTATCttgatagtaataaattatatgcatGTACCAACTACAGACTATAGTGAGTTTTGGAAGCCTgatcatttattcatataaacatGTTTGAATATTCCACTttaggtactatttattacatacatttttgactcacaacatttataaaatctctTTCTAATACGATTCAATCTTTGTTACTCTCGTTATTTTAAGCCGATATTAATGCAGTTAGTTAACTAtgcaaaaattacaattcaatATGCCAGAGTGGTGTTACACTCGCCGTATAAACAGTTAAACTATTCGACCAGTGTTTATTTAGCGCCAATTACGTAGCGCTACCTtgattaatatgtaaatgtttagtattttataattttatgtattcatTTCATACTGTACATACAGTGTACGCGGACGTAATTGTGCAATAAATCTATTCACCGGTCCTATGACGCGGCTACGATTTTGCTACGACTCTTCTACGATACGCTACGGTGACGCTACGTCCTAATCATAGAGGCCAAATGTTCATCTTTGTACTGACTAAATTCGAATATTAAATCGAATCACTAGTTCTTTTCATTCACCTCGTTCACTACCATCAAAGAGGATTTAACTAGATGACTACCATTTTCACTGTTGTGAAGTGTCTAACGTATTGACTTACAagccatttatttaaaaggaaaTCTTATATTCATGTTCCAAAAACTTTATAGTTTGATTTCCAACTGTATAGCTATTTATCCAGTACCAAAAATCTTGccttattattgtattttttttcttatttgtagtcacagatataagaatatttattgttcttatatttgtttttgtagtaCACGCTCATTTATTTTGGATTGataaatagtattaattaattcattaactattgaatgattatttaatattatatcatagtAGGTGGCGTTGGTTTGAtattaaaagtgaaaaaatgaACAATTATGAAGCAGTCGACGGAAGCAGATAGACATCAGCATAGCGGCGCGGGAGCTGCGTTCGGCCATTGATTTAGCGTTAAACACTCGTTAATGTTTTACAAAACACGCACTGCCAGTGCTCGGAGAAAATATGAAGCTGGTACAACCACTAGTTGGACTATTTGTTATTGCTTCTTATCTGCACTTTGGGCTTGGGGTCATCAATGTTGGCACTACATTAAATCAAAGGCAAAGAATTTATATAGACAGGCCTTTACAGACACTTTTTTCACGTctcatttaaagtattataaataaatgtttctctCTATTTCGAATCGATCATTGCTTAAGAAATGCAGAATGAACTAATTTTAAACAGTATTTATTACTATCATACCTACCAAGTACAGGTGGCGATAGTCTAATACATTTAGGTGACTGGTAATGCTTATACCATTttgtatacctacatacataacacataattcataataataatccatAACACATATTTAAACCTTGTTCCATAGGAAAACATAGGGTATTCCATAGGTAGTTGAGAAATAATCCGAAGTGCaggtattaaaatatgtaactacTTTATACATTAGTATATAAGTATGACTATACTTAAGTATAGTTTATCGTTATTTGTAATACCTACTTTTCACACGAATGTAACAAAGTACACAGCAAAAACAGATTCGTGATGGGCACGATTAAGGACGTTTAAACATcgttaatattcatattacaTTACCTCTATCTAAGTGGCGTGTTCACTCCATGTTCGAGTTTTTTATAACTCTACCGAGTTTTAGTTGCATGCCAGTATCGCTGTCAGAACCATCTTGAATTATActgacatattatttatttatcgttcGTCAATCGCAGTTCACAGTCACACAACTTTTACCTTTGCTTTTACgttaatttgttatacatttttgCTGTATCTCATGTGagacatatatttataaaataaaaaaaaaagaagaaaacaaaattgtcaTCGTCTTTTGCATTAAGAATCGAAATTGCCAGTTttatcgtttttattttcatatttgtttatcaatGTTTATTTCTGATGTAATTAGAACTGTAAGCTGactaacaataaatatagtatgtaATGTTAGATTACGAAAAATCTGTTTGGTTATTTGGTTAGGGCCTCGATAACTTTTCGATTACAATTTCTTtgatacatgttttttttcgcCGTGTATATACAccttaaaaagtaatattttcataccTCCGGTTGTTTATTTATCCTGGACATCGAATGTAATTAGTGGCGTAACCGTTTCCATACGTAAAGTGATGTTTTATGcacaataatatcaataaaataatgataatattaattatttggtaAACTCGTTTTATGCGTACAAATCACctatacaatatttgtttttgaaaaaatttacgatagttaaaaaaatttataaggcTGGTATCTAATTCAGtcgtataattttgaaaagtggttacatttattatgcttttatCAGTGAATTGAACCATTCAATTGtaggaaaatatattgtatttacgTAAGTTCAAGGAATCGCTATTATACCTAGATATATTGTATACTACTTACACTCTAGACAAGCGACTAATTAAGAAATGAGATCAAATGTATTGTTCTGTGGCTCTCACAATTATCGCAAGCTCTTTGATTTATTGATCTTATTACGTaactatttactttttcttcatcTTTTATTTGTGAAGTAAGTAGTTATGAAATGTGAAATTCTTAGTAACACTGCAGGTGAATCAAACTATTTACTTTGTAAGTGTACATCTctgtagtacctacctacaagaatattgaaagtaaatggttaaatgattttcataaagtgaaattaaaaaataaattctccTACAATTTAAGCTCATTAAGGTTGTGTACAAAACATTACTCACAATCATAGCCTACAACACTGAAACGTGGCAAGATCAGCTTCATAATCGCGTTCCCCGTAGTCCACGTTAGCACGCAATAGTTGTGCAAGCGATTCTTGAAAACGGTCGTTTTGCGATTAGATCAGCGCTGGCACCGGGGGGTAAGACTGGGGGCGCCTGCGGGGCCCAGGGCCCTGTTAATTGCTCCGTTTTGTGAACACGGCCGGTGGCGTGCTCGGCGGGCAATCAGCGGCCACTGACTgattgctttttaaataggtttTATGCCTGCTAAAAATGTTACGAAAGAaatcaaagaaaaagaaaagatttcgTGAGGGCTGATTGTGTAAACGCGATCGTGGACAAGTTGTTTTATAAAACGCGCCTTGATGACCGTGACGAGTGGCGTTCGCCCGATGATTCGGAACGCCTAATGACGCGAACGCGATTTGTCGTGCGAAATAGGAAAGTTTCATTATGCGTCATTATTTATCGTTAAATGATAAACTTTTTGTCCTATAAACCTGAGAGTTTATAGGTACGATTGGGTTCATAAacagttttgtaatttattgccatgtcaataaatatttagcgATGTTTCCTGGGTTAAAGTTTCGTTAATGATAGTAGGGTTAATCAGTTAAACTAGTACAATATTTGGCATTATTCATTGTTAATGCAGTATCAGCCTTCGGAATACAACATggtggcaaaataaaatatttttttgttaccaaGACGTAGTAGTGTTGCATACTGATATCATGCAATAGGATTAGTCTCACTTTGAAACAACTGAGCTCTATATAACCTTTATAATGAGCCTGGTGTACACGATACTGCAGTCGGCACGGAAGTCCATGGTTGCGAATGGAGATAGCACACACAATTTAACATGGGGTAATAGGCCCGCGGAGTCGACACCTCAGTCGGTGGCGTGACAAAGTGGTATTAGCCGCAGCCATGCTACCGCTCACATACTATATCTAGGTACGAGTgcatttttattctataacgTCTCATTCAGTTCTAAATTAACTTGAACTCATTAATAGAGATCTATGACATTTGTATGCATTAtcgtaatgttttaattattggcctattaaaatgttgaaaaactaattcatCGAGCTTGTTTTATGCAGGCTGGAATAATGAAATAACGAGTAATGTGcattgtcatttatttttaaatttggaagttgaaattttgtaatcaataaattattctttaatGCCAATCAATATTGCTATGGATatatccatagataaaagaaaatgaaaagaaCATTTCGTGTgtccaaaaataaacaaacttgaaATTTAAGACTATCAACAGGTGCATCGAAAATAAAGTCTGTGTTAATtgacaacattttaatttaaaaaacaccacaaaatctattggacatAAAATGCCACATCTCGGATTGCTTAAGTACATCGTCgctataaactaaaatagctttaggtactttattacatacaattaaTACTTCAAGTGTATTTTATACTAGTAATACATACCTACagaatatgaataataattaatatatagttttatataatatacagttTATTTGCACAATGTTGTGTCGATTCTTTAATCGACATTTGCGTCTTATCTTATATGATGCTTCGAACCATAGTGGATCAGTGTCGACTTCAGAGTAAACAATTTAaccaaaatatatacttttatcaCATATTTAATGAGTACTTACAACATCTTAGGTCTTCCTATTTATTCGATTCGAGGTGTTAACGAGGTGTAAAAGATATATCCAAGAAAATGCGAAAAATGAGAACTAAGTATGTGTTTACTGGCATTTTTTGTACTCAAACTAATTTAAACTCATTAAAGTGTtcaattatttagtttagttattaGGAACGTTTATGACGCGGTAGGTGTAACGAATAAATAGCTATGttaattatatgtacttattttgtgACCTAGGGCTTTTTGTCCAAGCGCAGATGACAAATGACAGCAAAAAAGGAGGctgtataacatttttactcTGACATCCATTTCTGCGTCAAAGAGATCGATTAATGATTACAACTCTGCAAGAGTGTTTTCAATgtgaaaaagttatttataaagttttttactGTAGTTACGTATTCTATTCATTGGAAAATTTATACTGTCtacataaaaatgtgtaaGTACTTCAATTAGGCTGGCTGAATAAAGTGCGTATCGCACTCTAATCAGAAATCAACAATGgctttgatttttaaataaaatagagacaaaaaatatagattattatgtTGTTTTCATCATTAGATGGATGGAAATCCTTAAGTTCCAGcctatgtaggtatgttataTTGACTTACGAAGCATGTTTATTCTAatcgttaattttaatattacacaacatcaattttatacattatttcttATCAAAACTGGGCATATAATATCACATATCTTGGACTCGTTGTCCATAatttacgaatatttttttcttcccaATAACCACCAAGTCTCGGTAAAAATGTCCTAttcaacaaatatttgtctataGTGTTGTGAATACTGACAGTAgtaattaatactaataagGAAACCATAATAAACGAGCAGCCAACGTAAATCAGGATTACTACAAACAATTATGGCTTCTTAATTTTGTCCAAAGCAAATGAAGCACATCATATCACttttgttcatatttatatcCACAATTGTCACTTTGAGCAGCGTTTTCTGTATAGACAGACACTAGATTTTCTAGACACTATTTGTTTAAAGTCACAATCACTGGTTTGCCCATTGTTAAAAGTACCTTTAGAGCACTACTATTAAACATGTATAGGTTCATCATCTTCATCGTCATCTGAGCGTCTTTCGACCGAAGGTTCTCTGGGAGAGCGCGGCGGGGGCGCCGGGCTGCCCGGGTCGAGGTCGGGCGAGGGCGTGCGGCGCGCCTGGGCATAGTACCCGAGGGCACCCAGCGCGGGAGCCCCTAGGGAACCAAGATGTGCCGAGGGCCCCGGAATACCTAAGCCGAGAGGAGGAACGCCGCCAAGTGGTGCACCTGGATATAACCTGTTAAGAATtggaaaaaattgttaaacatATTCCGAATCacaagtacctacatatatttgaaattatttatgttctaGGATAAAATCTACTGcacaaacaagaaaatatacattttggaATCCTTATGTACCTTAACATGGGTAAGTATAGTTTAGAAATGCCTTCTGAATCTTCTTGATGCATTTTATCTTCCACTTGCACTTTCCCGTACTAACTACATATgccaatatattaaaaacccAGAACTGACCTATATGGCAATGGTTTCTGCAAGGTGTTAGCGGTGGCTGAGGCTGCAGCCGCTGCGGTGGCGGCCGCCTGTCGGTAGTATAGGTCGGCGGCGGCCGGCGCTGGCTGCGCCGGGTATGCCGGCACCCCTGCCCAGTAACCCCCGTACAGCCGCTGGAAAGCCGCGTAGTTACCAGCTTCTGCCAGCAGTTCTAGCCCCACGGCTGTCTGTCgcttccatttcgttctgtcaacAAAAAATCTTACTTAGTCTATCAGAgaataaaatcatcaaaactTTCTCATAATATCGGTTTAAAAAACTTCACAGACGATTAAATTTTCCAACAAAGTTGTCACTGATCGTTACTGAATCCCACAAGAATCTACACAAAACTGATTTATGCCACATTAGCTATTTAAATCGACTCTAAAATTCTCTAAACTATCATTTATGGTCCCTAAAGCAATAGATCACTAACCCTACAGAGTTTGTGACCCCAATCGTCATCAAATTTGTCACAGACCACTCGAGAGCACAATGAAGATATGTCTATGAAAcgagtaatataaaaaaaattataaataaaataataaatttgacaaaacgTCTTGGGCACTCGCGGGTTCATTGGAGCGTGGTCTAGtactttaatttgatttatttgatgCGGTTGGGAAAGGGTGACGTTATATAAATTACGCGATATTGTTGCTGAGAAGccacagatttttttaactgcCTATCTGTTTATGCCAAGTAGCTATTAGGAAGAAAGTTTTTAagatttccaaaataaatagcaTTAGTCTGGTACAATTTCTCAAACGTAATGTGacatttattgatttcatATTGTATCTTAATACATTGAAGTTAGTTGAAGAACTCTTTGAAACAGCTATTTGCGCAGAAATTTTGCAAGAGTATCTTTATACGGAGATATCATATGTTAAGAACCCCTTTTATAGTAATTGGTAATGCGATATTTCGTcatgttttaaaattcttattacAGATTCTTATCATACTTAGAtgaaaacgtatttttatattcatcatCACCATCGGCCATTTTTAACATCCCAAATGTTGGTGCGTTGGCCTTCCAAAGAGAGAGAGCTATATAAAGAGAATTCTGTACTTCATCGTTGGttggttttatttacaaataattattgtggTATTCGCGTCGTAGAATAACAAAACATCCccaattgtaaaatttaatttagttcgCGAGTCCTCGATTAGTTCCACCGCAAGAGCTTCGTTATTGTCATCGAGTgagctttttattaattccgAGGGAGTTGTTATTGCTGTGCTGGCTCAAAATGATAAAGGTGCAGAAGGAAAAGCTATAGGTATTGCTTCGTCTTCTGCTAatctatttattcatttttgtaCACAACCCAACATCTAATTTAGTTATTGTTTAGCCGTATCAATTACTTactgcatttatttttcttaattaagaTCGTTATACAGTGATGTATAACGAtcttaattaagttttaaattatatttggtgAAAAATCCTGACAAACAATACTAGATTTTTTTAGGGAATCAAAAATATCTGAATGGTTTTAGTTCTAtagataaagatattttagatacattgaattaatattgataaattgaatCTTTCAATTAGAAAGTCGAAGTTTTTGAACGATGTTTTAAGACCACACATATTCTGTATAAATTCTGCTCCCTCGATATTTTCAGTTATTGCTGCGCATcatcattgttattattagcAGGAGCTATTGTTGTGTCGACTCCTCGAGGGGCTGCGGTTGTTACGACGGTTCACTGGCTACCtcgttaattaatttctataaatgcatcatttaattttattaaatgtaaatgagGGGATTCAGATGTTCATCGCTCgtctttttttaatgattgatgtcatctcattatttataaCCATCCATACTATTAAAATCGTGTTCTCGTGTCTCTTTAAACCAATTTTGCGTTTGGATTCGTATTAGcttcgttttatattttcagctTAATGACAGCTGATAGATCGAAAGTATCTTCACTTTTTGCACCCATTAATCACATTATGCAGACAGGTGGTTTCTACCTAATGAACATCTTCACGAAAAACCACTTATTTAATTGTCAAGTGTTGAATGAGAGGCAATCTGCTTAGTGAcaccattatttttaaagcagCCACTGGTTCTGAACAAAAAGCTCTAGGAGAGCACTTAAATTTGGACTGCCGTCTCAAGATATCTCAACAGATAATACCCTTCTCTCTTTCTAACTCGAAACAAGTGAAGTCAGACAAGTTTTTACCGTCTCTGTCTCGCGTCCCCGGCGGAGTCAGATACGCTCCGCCCAGTGGTTTAGTGATTTGATGCTGCGTGAACTGATTCAATTGTTGTTCGAGTAGGTTTGTCGGAAAACACGCCTTAACAGTTCAAGTTAAAGACTAAAATCGTTCGGTAAAACGTTCCCGATTTCGACCTCTCCAAGGGGGAGGTTGTTTATCTCGATTTGGGTTTTTGGGCGACGTGATGCGAATTCGGCTTGTATATCCGGCAAACAAAGAGATGTTTCATCGATCGGCGTGTTTGCTCGACTGGCACTTGGGCCGTTTTGCGCCGATCGCAATCGGCCCAATTTGAGCTGAACTCGAACGTTATTTATACGCTGCTTAGAAAGTTACAGAAACGTGTTTGTACGAGTGTTCTTATGGGAATAGCTTAAAGTTCGAgagcttttattgtttactagaggtattatgtttacataacaggataatgttacaattttattgtcatctCAAAATAGACCTATCGTTGCactaaaatacctatttgaatAAGTCAAATTAGCTTTTCtaggtatatagatattataccATATACAGATCTAGATTTGAACTAACTACATTGATTATGACATGaccaacaataaattaattataatacacgTTGTAATGGAGGTTGTTAGAGACATCTAGAATTTATATTCGTGGATTGTATAACTTAATtagttgttattatattttgtggcCATTATGTCTTGTGTACTCTAAAAATGAAGTTACAATTATCTTGCATCACGATTTGCCTTAAAAGATCAAAATTACAAGTTGGAGATAATGCGATGCGCTTATTAAAATCCGGCTAAAACAGAAATGGCATTCGTAGCATAATGATTATCGTTTAAATGATAAGCCCGGTGACCTGAGCGTCCTTGGTTCGATTCCAGTGTCTCTGGACGTGTAATTTAGCCGGTTGTTTGCCATAAGCGATTAGTTCGTTTCTTGGTAGCTACCCACGGAACACGCGGTGTGTCATTACAAAGATGCGCTCACACGTAGGGAATCTAAACTTTCAATTCGATATACTCATGTATTCGATACACTGAGAATTTGGGATCTATACCCAAGtataatttctattatatgGAATGTCGTGTAAAGGCTTTTTCGTAGGTAAGTTGTGGAAATAATCGAGATAATATGTAGTAATAAGTAATGTAGTTCATTGgaaatgacaaattttaataaattgaattaacatAAACTAGgctattttctaaatttaatcaatttgagacaataaacaaaatgtattgtaaaagTTTGAGAGAACCCTATGTTCTTGGGACTCAGGGTGTTTGTTAGtacttatacatttatacttataggtacctttgtaaatttatattttttacatagtcaaatagataattataatttaactaaatacAAACGGTACAAATATGAAGAGATACAAACCAGTTAGTACTTATCTACAATGTACGAGTATACAGCGTTAATGTTTTGCTATTAGTAATCTTTATTGACTGTTCATTTACTTAATTCCCCTTACAAATAGTGCAACGTTATTCATTCCCGTCTTCAAGTATCTCTCatcgaataaaaattaagtcgtaTATTAGTTATCTTCCAATTCAAATAAAGACTTTCCAAACTagtcatttaatttcatatcctagtgttaattttttataacatagacAATGCACATTTTCTATAAATCACTACACACATTTTCTATAAAGCAAAGTCGCTTCCTGCTGTCaatccctatgtatgcttagatctttaaaactacgcaacgaattttgatgcgggttttttaatagacactgtgattcctgaggaaggtttagtgtataatttattatggttcaACCCGAGCAAAGCAGGGATAGGccgctagttttaaatataagtcGTTTAATGTTCGTCTGACCGACATTTATGATGTtgattaaaaagaagaaaaaggaAACTTTTGAATACaagttaaaatgtttgaaCTCGTGTGCATCAGCCTTCGTTCTGAAAGCGAAGTGATGAGAGCCGTTTATTCAAATGATACAAATTTACCTGTAACCTAACACCGCTTAGTGAACACAGCTTAGTTGCAAACGTGTTTCAGTTTGCACTTCGAacttatctaaatatatttattttatatatattatagtacttAGGTACAGACAGTACTTTATAAAGTTATACCGAGGTACTATGAATCTGTAGTTACGACTTAAAAAGTTCAAGATTTAATCATAATACTGTACTTTCTtccttaaattatattatttgtcaaaaaaCTTGATATCAATTGTAATAGTATTATCGAACCCAGATAAAATGGATTGTTGATTtggcaattaaattatttcgcCGTTAGTTTAAATTAACGACATCTCTTATCTTAACAGGTGTTTACTtcagattattatattattttcatctattatttcatatatagaAACTAAGGGGCGGGCAAAGGTAAGGGCAATTATATCATGTTTATGTCGAATTGCGTTCGTGATCACTGTTCGCCACCGAACTACCCAAATAAAAAAGCTAGGCTTGGAGCTCTCCGAATGATGATCAGTCAACGACGTCCGGCGCACCTGGATAGAGCAGAGCCGACTATACTGGACCAATCCCTATACCACCACTGGTCCACCCCGTCGTTCAACTTT
It includes:
- the LOC128670193 gene encoding homeobox protein B-H1-like; its protein translation is MTVQRDERDARAPRTRFMITDILHDAAPRDLSAHRDSDSDRSATDSPGVKDDSDDVSSKSCGGDSSGLAKKQRKARTAFTDHQLQTLEKSFERQKYLSVQDRMELAAKLGLTDTQVKTWYQNRRTKWKRQTAVGLELLAEAGNYAAFQRLYGGYWAGVPAYPAQPAPAAADLYYRQAAATAAAAASATANTLQKPLPYRLYPGAPLGGVPPLGLGIPGPSAHLGSLGAPALGALGYYAQARRTPSPDLDPGSPAPPPRSPREPSVERRSDDDEDDEPIHV